One Solirubrobacterales bacterium genomic window carries:
- the rpsL gene encoding 30S ribosomal protein S12 — MTTPGLKSGQGNKKKVAAPQRRGVCTRVATVTPRKPNSALRKIARVRLAHGMEVTAYIPGEGHNLQEHSVVLIRGGRVKDLPGVRYKVVRGTLDAAGVSDRKQARSRYGVKAS; from the coding sequence GTGACCACCCCCGGCCTCAAGTCAGGCCAGGGCAACAAGAAGAAGGTCGCCGCTCCGCAGCGCCGCGGAGTCTGCACCCGTGTTGCCACCGTGACCCCGAGGAAGCCGAACTCGGCCCTCCGGAAGATCGCCCGTGTGCGGCTCGCCCACGGCATGGAGGTCACCGCGTACATCCCCGGTGAGGGGCACAACCTGCAGGAACACTCCGTCGTCCTGATCAGAGGCGGCCGAGTCAAGGATCTTCCGGGCGTGCGCTACAAGGTTGTTCGCGGCACGCTCGACGCGGCCGGCGTGTCCGACCGCAAGCAGGCCCGGTCCCGCTACGGGGTCAAGGCGAGCTGA
- a CDS encoding NAD(P)-binding domain-containing protein: MSQRPESRAGFNPAIEAAPDAASGSVGEPGRTTSTASRPILREPGNSDVRPRVCVIGAGSSGMTACRSLAVRGIDFECYELGSETGGIWRYENDNERSAAYLSLHINTSRQMMSYAAHPMPDHYPDYPDHFQIADYFDDFIDRFGLRERITFNTEVTSVRPDGAHRWQVTLLDAAGAERTEEFTDVLVCSGHHWDARWPEPAFPGSDQFEGLQLHAHDYRTPDIFEGKRVLVLGIGNSATDISVEASRVADATFLAMRRGAWILPKYLFGRPTDRATSGPFTRAPIWIQSIFMWLLLRIHVGRLSDYGLPKPDHLPLQAHPTISDELLGRLGHGDITVKPNIDRLEKDTVVFTDGSRERIDVIVYCTGYRITFPFLSPEIIDTGDNRVDLYRRVASPEHEGLYFIGLIQPLGAIMPLAEAQAEWVAELVSGVGALPSRSAMAREIAIEQDRMKRRYVTSRRHTIQVDFEDYLRLVSAERERSRERALSFSASA, encoded by the coding sequence ATGAGCCAGCGTCCTGAATCCCGGGCCGGGTTCAACCCCGCGATCGAAGCCGCGCCGGACGCCGCATCCGGGTCCGTAGGGGAACCGGGCAGGACCACCTCGACAGCGTCGCGTCCGATCCTCCGGGAGCCCGGCAACTCCGACGTCAGGCCGCGGGTCTGCGTGATCGGGGCAGGGTCCTCGGGGATGACCGCTTGCCGCAGTCTCGCCGTCCGGGGGATCGACTTCGAGTGCTACGAGCTCGGCTCCGAAACCGGGGGAATCTGGCGCTACGAGAACGACAACGAGCGGTCGGCAGCCTACCTCTCCCTGCACATCAACACCTCCCGCCAGATGATGTCCTACGCGGCCCACCCGATGCCGGACCACTACCCGGACTATCCCGATCACTTCCAGATCGCCGACTACTTCGACGACTTCATCGATCGCTTCGGGCTGCGGGAACGGATCACCTTCAACACCGAGGTGACCTCGGTCCGACCGGACGGGGCGCATCGCTGGCAGGTGACGCTGCTCGATGCCGCCGGGGCAGAGCGGACCGAGGAGTTCACCGATGTGCTCGTCTGCAGCGGACACCACTGGGACGCCCGCTGGCCGGAACCGGCCTTCCCGGGTTCGGATCAGTTCGAGGGGCTTCAGCTTCACGCCCACGACTACCGCACTCCCGACATCTTTGAAGGCAAGCGCGTCCTGGTGCTCGGAATCGGCAACTCCGCCACCGACATCTCGGTCGAGGCATCGCGGGTGGCGGACGCCACCTTCCTCGCAATGCGGCGGGGAGCGTGGATCCTGCCCAAGTACCTCTTCGGGCGACCGACCGATCGGGCCACCTCCGGTCCGTTCACGCGAGCCCCGATCTGGATTCAGAGCATCTTCATGTGGCTGCTGCTCCGGATCCACGTCGGTCGGCTCTCCGACTACGGGCTGCCGAAGCCCGATCACCTGCCGCTCCAGGCGCACCCCACCATTTCCGACGAGCTCCTTGGCCGTCTCGGGCACGGAGACATCACGGTCAAACCGAACATCGATCGTCTCGAAAAGGACACCGTCGTCTTCACCGACGGGAGCCGTGAGCGGATCGACGTGATCGTCTACTGCACCGGATACCGAATCACCTTCCCCTTCCTCAGCCCGGAGATCATCGACACCGGCGACAATCGCGTCGACCTCTACCGGCGGGTCGCATCGCCGGAACACGAGGGCCTGTACTTCATCGGTCTGATCCAGCCACTCGGCGCGATCATGCCGTTGGCCGAGGCCCAGGCCGAGTGGGTGGCGGAGCTGGTCAGCGGTGTCGGAGCCCTGCCCTCACGGTCCGCGATGGCCCGCGAGATCGCAATCGAGCAGGACCGCATGAAGCGCCGCTACGTGACCTCACGCCGGCACACGATCCAGGTCGACTTCGAGGACTACCTGCGGCTGGTTTCGGCGGAAAGGGAACGCTCCCGTGAGCGAGCCCTTTCCTTCAGCGCATCGGCGTGA
- the rplC gene encoding 50S ribosomal protein L3 has translation MSAILGKKLGMTQLFREDGEVVPVTVIEAGPCPVTAIRRPERDGYSAVQLGFDQVKEGKLSKAELGHLAKSDSAPMRVLVEFRDAELPAAEGSEEGAVELGQKVTVESFEVGQKVKAAGITIGKGFQGTIKRHNFGRGPETHGSHNVRAPGSIGASAWPARVFKGMRLPGQMGGKRRTQAGLEIAGIDGEKNLLMIKGSVPGARNSILEIRTDG, from the coding sequence ATGTCGGCGATTCTCGGAAAGAAGCTCGGCATGACCCAACTCTTCAGAGAGGACGGAGAGGTCGTGCCGGTTACCGTGATCGAGGCCGGACCGTGCCCGGTGACCGCAATCCGGCGCCCCGAGAGGGACGGCTACTCGGCGGTTCAGCTCGGCTTCGACCAGGTCAAGGAAGGCAAGCTGAGCAAGGCCGAACTCGGTCACCTCGCCAAGTCCGATTCCGCCCCGATGCGGGTGCTGGTCGAGTTCCGTGACGCGGAGCTCCCCGCCGCCGAGGGCAGTGAAGAGGGCGCGGTCGAACTGGGCCAGAAGGTCACCGTCGAGTCGTTCGAGGTCGGGCAGAAGGTCAAGGCTGCCGGGATCACGATCGGCAAGGGTTTCCAGGGCACGATCAAGCGGCACAACTTCGGTCGTGGACCGGAGACCCACGGTTCCCACAACGTCCGTGCGCCGGGATCGATCGGCGCCTCCGCCTGGCCCGCCCGCGTGTTCAAGGGGATGCGCCTGCCCGGCCAGATGGGCGGCAAGCGTCGCACCCAGGCCGGACTCGAGATCGCCGGCATCGACGGCGAGAAGAACCTGCTGATGATCAAGGGCTCCGTTCCCGGGGCCCGGAACTCGATTCTGGAGATCCGTACCGATGGCTAG
- the rpsJ gene encoding 30S ribosomal protein S10 has translation MAAQKIRIRLKAYDHEAIDRAAREIVDTAERTGASVSGPVPLPTEKNVYCVIRSPFKDKDSREHFEIRTHKRLIDIKQPTPKTVDSLQRLDSLPAGVDIEIRL, from the coding sequence ATAGCCGCACAGAAAATCAGGATCAGGCTCAAGGCCTACGACCATGAGGCGATCGACCGCGCCGCCCGCGAGATCGTCGATACCGCTGAACGCACCGGAGCCTCGGTTTCCGGCCCGGTGCCACTCCCGACCGAAAAGAACGTTTACTGCGTGATCCGCTCGCCGTTCAAGGACAAGGACTCACGCGAGCATTTCGAGATCCGCACCCACAAGCGGCTGATCGACATCAAGCAGCCCACCCCGAAGACGGTCGACTCGCTGCAGCGCCTCGACTCGCTCCCCGCCGGCGTCGATATCGAGATCAGGCTCTGA
- the rplW gene encoding 50S ribosomal protein L23 has product MDPRSVIIRPVATEKSYALMAANKYTFRVDHRAHKLEIKDAVEKAFDVEVIKVRTIKVRSKPKRRGLHQGRSRSWKKAVVELAPGDSIELFEGAAVEG; this is encoded by the coding sequence ATGGATCCGCGCAGCGTGATCATCCGGCCGGTCGCCACGGAGAAGAGTTACGCCCTGATGGCCGCCAACAAGTACACGTTCCGGGTTGACCATCGGGCCCACAAGCTCGAGATCAAGGACGCGGTCGAGAAGGCTTTCGACGTTGAGGTGATCAAGGTCCGGACGATCAAGGTCCGCTCCAAGCCGAAGCGTCGCGGGCTCCACCAGGGCCGCAGTCGCTCCTGGAAGAAGGCAGTCGTCGAACTCGCCCCCGGGGACAGCATCGAGCTGTTCGAGGGCGCCGCGGTCGAGGGCTAG
- a CDS encoding ABC transporter substrate-binding protein: protein MKSSLRLPAVLAALIGLFGAAALISGCGDSEPDWSGKTIKLGSVFSTTGDGVAFGPQQVKAARLAVQEINADSDGVNGARIELIQRNDRSVPARSAKLMRKLIEGDQTVAVLGPTFSNSAAVADPVANRLGTPVLAVSNTGPGIVGDCPYPCEFIFRDSLGEAEAIPANVKNLVGSSKAKSAVIVHPKGDPFGSSTAAIARDAFTEEGVKVIANTVTSAGIQLALRAKPDVFMITASSGEVAAGLIKELRELGFDGPIAGGNAFNSQLAARNAGPDGKGAQSASAWFAGNDSEVNREFIAAYDDAYGTAPDQFAAQAYTGVKLLAEAAEDADLGFEDPVADRNALRNSLEGVEEETPLGNFSFTSDHDVRQPIWIVAMNGKGGYTLVEEVKPE, encoded by the coding sequence ATGAAGTCCAGCCTTCGCCTCCCGGCCGTCCTCGCCGCCCTGATCGGGCTGTTCGGTGCCGCGGCACTCATCTCGGGCTGTGGCGACAGCGAACCGGACTGGAGTGGAAAGACCATCAAGCTCGGATCGGTCTTCTCCACCACCGGTGACGGAGTTGCGTTCGGCCCGCAGCAGGTCAAGGCGGCCCGGCTCGCGGTTCAGGAGATCAACGCCGACAGCGACGGGGTGAACGGCGCCCGGATCGAACTGATCCAGAGGAACGACCGCTCGGTCCCGGCCCGCTCGGCCAAGCTGATGCGAAAACTGATCGAGGGCGACCAGACGGTGGCGGTACTCGGCCCCACCTTTTCCAACTCGGCCGCGGTGGCCGATCCGGTCGCCAACCGTCTTGGCACCCCGGTCCTGGCGGTCTCCAACACCGGCCCGGGCATAGTCGGTGACTGCCCCTACCCCTGCGAGTTCATCTTCCGGGACTCCCTGGGCGAAGCCGAAGCGATCCCGGCCAACGTGAAGAACCTGGTCGGCAGCAGCAAGGCGAAGTCCGCGGTGATAGTCCATCCCAAGGGGGATCCCTTCGGTTCCAGTACCGCCGCAATCGCCCGGGACGCCTTCACCGAAGAGGGGGTGAAGGTGATCGCCAACACGGTGACCTCGGCCGGAATCCAGCTCGCCCTCCGCGCCAAGCCGGACGTCTTCATGATCACCGCATCGTCAGGTGAGGTGGCCGCCGGGCTGATCAAGGAGCTGCGGGAGCTCGGCTTCGATGGTCCGATCGCCGGCGGCAATGCGTTCAACTCTCAACTGGCCGCAAGGAACGCGGGACCCGACGGAAAGGGCGCCCAGAGCGCCTCGGCCTGGTTCGCCGGAAACGATTCCGAGGTCAACCGGGAGTTCATCGCCGCCTACGACGACGCCTACGGGACTGCGCCGGACCAGTTCGCCGCCCAGGCCTACACCGGGGTGAAGCTGCTGGCCGAGGCCGCGGAAGACGCGGATCTCGGCTTCGAGGATCCCGTCGCCGACCGCAATGCTCTCCGCAACTCGCTCGAGGGGGTCGAGGAGGAAACCCCGCTCGGCAACTTCAGCTTCACCTCCGACCACGACGTCCGCCAGCCGATCTGGATCGTCGCCATGAACGGCAAGGGCGGCTACACCCTGGTCGAAGAAGTCAAGCCCGAGTAG
- the rplV gene encoding 50S ribosomal protein L22, translated as MLVRASAKYVRVSPRKARLIADQIRGRHIDDVRALLRFSPRAVSTEFTKVVESAAANAENNHGLIGDEMVVHEVRVDEGPTLKRFRPRAQGRATPIHKRTCHISVALTPEDED; from the coding sequence GTGCTGGTGCGGGCGAGCGCGAAGTACGTGCGGGTTTCGCCGCGCAAGGCTCGCCTGATCGCCGACCAGATCCGGGGCCGGCACATCGACGATGTCCGCGCCCTGCTGCGGTTCTCTCCGCGTGCGGTCTCGACCGAGTTCACCAAAGTGGTCGAGTCGGCCGCGGCCAACGCCGAGAACAACCACGGCCTGATCGGCGACGAGATGGTCGTTCACGAAGTCCGGGTCGACGAGGGACCGACCCTGAAGCGGTTCCGGCCGCGGGCCCAGGGGCGTGCCACCCCGATCCACAAGCGAACCTGCCACATCTCCGTGGCCCTGACCCCGGAAGACGAGGACTAG
- the rplB gene encoding 50S ribosomal protein L2 gives MAIRKTKPTSPGRRFATYQLREQLTTDTPERKLTEGLKKSGGRNVNGRITSRHRGGGAKRRYRLIDFKRLRDGIPARVATIEYDPNRSAYIALIHYADGAKSYILAPAQINVGDVVTSGPGSDIRPGNCLALGEMPVGTTVHNVELKAGQGGKLGRSAGGSIQLVAKEGNYVTLRLPSSEMRLVRKECRATIGALSNAEHQNVKIGKAGRSRHKGRRPQTRGIAMNPVDHPHGGGEAHKTPGGHPVTPWGKPTLGYRTRKKNKQSDRYIVRGRRRGKKKGR, from the coding sequence ATGGCAATTCGCAAGACAAAACCGACCAGCCCGGGACGCCGCTTCGCGACCTACCAGTTGCGAGAGCAGTTGACCACGGACACGCCCGAGCGGAAGCTGACCGAGGGACTGAAGAAGTCCGGTGGTCGCAACGTCAACGGACGGATCACCTCCCGCCACCGCGGGGGAGGGGCCAAGCGGCGTTACCGCCTGATCGACTTCAAGCGGCTCCGGGACGGAATTCCGGCCAGGGTCGCCACGATCGAGTACGACCCGAACCGGAGCGCCTACATCGCGCTGATCCACTACGCCGACGGTGCCAAGAGCTACATCCTGGCCCCGGCCCAGATCAATGTGGGGGACGTCGTGACCTCCGGTCCCGGCTCCGACATCCGCCCCGGCAACTGCCTGGCGCTCGGCGAGATGCCGGTCGGTACCACGGTCCACAACGTCGAACTGAAGGCCGGCCAGGGCGGCAAGCTCGGGCGGTCGGCCGGCGGCTCGATCCAGCTGGTGGCGAAGGAAGGGAACTACGTCACCCTGCGGCTGCCCTCGAGCGAGATGCGGCTGGTTCGCAAGGAGTGCCGGGCGACGATCGGCGCGCTCTCCAACGCGGAGCATCAGAACGTGAAGATCGGCAAGGCGGGACGCAGCCGGCACAAGGGCAGGCGCCCCCAGACGCGGGGGATCGCGATGAACCCGGTCGATCACCCCCACGGCGGTGGCGAGGCCCACAAGACTCCCGGCGGACACCCGGTCACACCGTGGGGCAAGCCCACCCTCGGGTACCGCACCAGGAAGAAGAACAAGCAGTCAGACCGCTACATCGTGCGCGGACGCCGACGCGGGAAGAAGAAGGGTAGATAG
- the rpsG gene encoding 30S ribosomal protein S7 — protein sequence MARRSAASIRPVEADTKYRSRLVQQIINKVMRDGKKSTAERITYDALDLVAERSGEDAVETLEEAIKQLTPSLEVRSRRVGGATYQVPVEVPTRRARTLAVRWMVDFARNRNEYAMSERLAGEILDATRQQGGAYKRKDDIFRMAQANKAFAHYRW from the coding sequence ATGGCCCGCCGTTCCGCCGCTTCGATCCGTCCGGTCGAAGCCGACACCAAGTACCGCAGCCGGCTGGTCCAGCAGATCATCAACAAGGTGATGCGCGACGGCAAGAAGTCGACCGCCGAGCGGATCACTTACGACGCACTCGACCTGGTTGCCGAACGCTCCGGTGAGGACGCGGTCGAGACCCTGGAAGAGGCGATCAAGCAGCTGACTCCGTCGCTCGAGGTCCGGTCCCGCCGGGTCGGCGGCGCCACCTACCAGGTCCCGGTCGAGGTTCCGACCCGCCGGGCACGCACCCTCGCGGTGCGCTGGATGGTCGATTTCGCCCGCAACCGCAACGAGTACGCCATGTCCGAGCGGCTCGCCGGCGAGATCCTCGACGCGACCCGCCAGCAGGGCGGCGCCTACAAGCGGAAGGACGACATCTTCCGTATGGCGCAGGCGAACAAGGCGTTCGCCCACTACCGCTGGTAA
- the fusA gene encoding elongation factor G: MARSFPLEKTRNIGIMAHIDAGKTTTTERILYYTGRTHKIGETHEGAAQMDWMEQEQERGITITSAATACEWLGHRINIIDTPGHVDFTVEVERSLRVLDGAVAVFDSVAGVEPQSETVWRQADKYSVPRIAYINKMDRTGADFYRAVETIKDRLGANAVPIQLPIGNEAEFAGIVDLITMKATTYLDDLGEKLEVGEIPADLVDKAEEFRAAMLESIADHDDELMELYLAEEEISEEQITKALKAATLAIEVTPVLCGSSFKNKGVQPLLDHIVSLLPSPLEIPPVEGLLALKKGEEEREEATRPADDSGPFAALAFKVAVDPYVGKLTYMRVYSGTLEAGSRVLNVTTGKTERIGRLLMMHANHREEIDRVYSGDICAGVGLKQTSTGDTLSAPDAPIELEAMDFPETVIAVAIEPKTKSDQEKMGTALQRLAEEDPTFKVETDEETGQTLIHGMGELHLDVLVDRMIREFNVEANVGKPQVAYRETIRKDVQKVSGKFARQTGGRGQYGHAVINVEPAPGEGFVFDNKIKGGVIPTEYIPAVEKGIVEALESGVKAGYPMVDVKVELIDGSYHDVDSSEMAFKIAGSMAIQEATKKASPALLEPVMGVEVTTPEEFLGDVIGDLSRRRGKVQGQEQRGNALAVQAYVPLSEMFGYATDIRSATQGRAQYTMQFERYEEVPSNIAEEIAASRSGGGSAE, translated from the coding sequence GTGGCGCGCTCATTCCCCCTCGAAAAGACCCGCAACATCGGGATCATGGCTCACATCGACGCCGGCAAGACGACGACGACCGAGCGCATCCTCTACTACACCGGCCGTACCCACAAGATCGGCGAGACCCACGAGGGTGCCGCCCAGATGGACTGGATGGAGCAGGAGCAGGAGCGGGGGATCACCATCACCTCGGCTGCCACCGCCTGCGAGTGGCTTGGTCACCGGATCAACATCATCGACACCCCGGGTCACGTTGACTTCACGGTTGAGGTCGAGCGTTCCCTGCGGGTGCTTGACGGCGCCGTCGCCGTCTTCGACTCGGTTGCCGGCGTCGAGCCGCAGTCCGAGACCGTGTGGCGCCAGGCCGACAAGTACTCGGTTCCGCGGATCGCCTACATCAACAAGATGGATCGCACCGGCGCCGACTTCTACCGGGCGGTCGAGACCATCAAGGACCGGCTCGGGGCCAACGCCGTGCCGATCCAGCTGCCGATCGGAAACGAGGCCGAGTTCGCCGGCATCGTCGACCTGATCACGATGAAGGCGACCACCTACCTTGACGACCTGGGCGAGAAGCTCGAGGTCGGAGAGATCCCGGCCGACCTGGTTGACAAGGCAGAGGAGTTCCGGGCCGCGATGCTCGAGTCGATCGCCGACCACGACGACGAGCTGATGGAGCTCTACCTGGCCGAGGAAGAGATTTCCGAGGAGCAGATCACCAAGGCTCTGAAGGCCGCGACCCTGGCGATCGAGGTGACCCCGGTGCTCTGCGGTTCCTCGTTCAAGAACAAGGGCGTGCAGCCGCTGCTTGACCACATCGTCTCGCTGCTTCCCTCGCCGCTGGAGATCCCGCCGGTCGAGGGCCTGCTCGCCCTGAAGAAGGGTGAGGAGGAGCGCGAGGAGGCGACCCGCCCGGCCGACGATTCCGGCCCCTTCGCGGCCCTCGCCTTCAAGGTGGCGGTCGATCCGTACGTCGGCAAGCTGACCTACATGCGGGTCTACTCGGGCACGCTCGAGGCGGGCTCCCGGGTGCTGAATGTGACCACCGGCAAGACCGAGCGGATCGGGCGCCTGCTGATGATGCACGCCAACCACCGGGAGGAGATCGATCGGGTCTACTCCGGTGACATCTGCGCCGGCGTCGGCCTCAAGCAGACCTCCACCGGCGACACGCTTTCGGCCCCCGATGCGCCGATCGAGCTCGAGGCGATGGACTTCCCGGAGACCGTGATCGCGGTTGCGATCGAGCCCAAGACCAAGTCGGACCAGGAGAAGATGGGCACCGCCCTGCAGCGCCTGGCCGAAGAGGACCCGACCTTCAAGGTCGAGACCGACGAGGAGACCGGCCAGACCCTGATCCACGGGATGGGCGAGCTCCACCTCGACGTGCTGGTCGACCGGATGATCCGCGAGTTCAACGTCGAGGCGAACGTCGGCAAGCCGCAGGTCGCCTACCGTGAGACGATCCGCAAGGACGTCCAGAAGGTCAGCGGCAAGTTTGCCCGCCAGACCGGTGGCCGCGGCCAGTACGGCCACGCGGTGATCAACGTCGAGCCGGCTCCGGGCGAAGGTTTCGTGTTCGACAACAAGATCAAGGGTGGGGTGATCCCGACCGAGTACATCCCGGCAGTCGAGAAGGGGATCGTCGAGGCGCTGGAAAGCGGCGTCAAGGCGGGCTACCCGATGGTCGACGTCAAGGTTGAACTGATCGACGGCTCCTACCACGACGTCGATTCCTCCGAGATGGCCTTCAAGATCGCCGGTTCGATGGCGATCCAGGAGGCCACCAAGAAGGCAAGTCCGGCCCTGCTCGAGCCGGTGATGGGAGTTGAGGTCACCACCCCGGAGGAGTTCCTCGGGGACGTGATCGGCGACCTCTCCCGTCGTCGCGGCAAGGTTCAGGGACAGGAGCAGCGAGGCAACGCGCTCGCGGTCCAGGCCTACGTGCCGCTGTCCGAGATGTTCGGTTACGCAACCGACATCCGGTCTGCCACCCAGGGCCGTGCCCAGTACACGATGCAGTTCGAGCGTTACGAGGAAGTCCCCTCGAACATTGCCGAGGAGATCGCCGCGTCCCGCTCCGGCGGAGGATCGGCCGAGTAA
- the rpsS gene encoding 30S ribosomal protein S19: MGRSTKKGPFVEERLMGRIESMNEAGDKQMVKTWSRRSTIFPEMVGHTIAVHDGRKHVPIFISESMVGHKLGEFAPTRTFKSHTGGKD, translated from the coding sequence ATGGGTAGGTCAACCAAGAAGGGCCCGTTCGTCGAGGAACGCCTGATGGGGCGGATCGAGTCGATGAACGAGGCCGGAGACAAGCAGATGGTCAAGACCTGGTCGCGCCGGTCGACGATCTTCCCCGAGATGGTCGGGCACACGATCGCCGTCCACGACGGCCGCAAGCACGTGCCGATTTTCATCTCGGAGTCGATGGTCGGGCACAAGCTCGGCGAGTTCGCCCCGACCCGCACCTTCAAGTCCCACACCGGGGGCAAGGACTGA
- the tuf gene encoding elongation factor Tu translates to MSKEKFERDKPHVNVGTIGHVDHGKTTLTAAITTLLSAKTGGEAKGYDEIDNAPEEKERGITIATSHVEYETDARHYAHVDCPGHADYVKNMITGAAQMDGAILVVSAADGVMPQTREHILLARQVNVPHVVVFLNKVDQVDDEELIELVEEEVRDLLNEYDFDGDNTPIITGSALKALEGDESFKQAIFDLGDALDTHIPEPERDLDKPFLMPVEDIFSITGRGTVATGRIEQGKVNTGDEVEIVGINPTTTTTITGVEMFRKILDEGLAGDNVGCLLRGTKREEIERGQVLCKPGSITPHTKFKAEVYCLKKEEGGRHTPFFSGYRPQFYFRTTDVTGVANLPEGTEMVMPGDNIEMTIELIQPIAMDQGLRFAIREGGRTVGSGVVSEIIE, encoded by the coding sequence ATGTCCAAGGAGAAGTTCGAGCGCGACAAGCCGCACGTAAACGTCGGCACCATCGGTCACGTTGACCATGGCAAGACCACGCTTACGGCGGCCATCACCACCCTGCTCTCCGCCAAGACCGGTGGCGAGGCCAAGGGCTACGACGAGATCGACAACGCGCCCGAGGAGAAGGAGCGCGGGATCACGATCGCGACCTCCCACGTGGAGTACGAGACCGACGCCCGGCACTACGCCCACGTCGACTGCCCCGGCCACGCCGACTACGTCAAGAACATGATCACCGGTGCCGCCCAGATGGACGGCGCGATCCTGGTGGTTTCGGCTGCCGACGGCGTCATGCCCCAGACCCGTGAGCACATCCTCCTGGCCCGTCAGGTCAACGTCCCGCACGTGGTTGTCTTCCTCAACAAGGTCGACCAGGTCGACGACGAGGAACTGATCGAGCTGGTCGAGGAAGAGGTCCGCGACCTGCTCAACGAGTACGACTTCGACGGCGACAACACGCCGATCATCACCGGTTCCGCGCTGAAGGCGCTGGAGGGTGACGAGTCCTTCAAGCAGGCGATTTTCGATCTCGGTGACGCGCTCGACACTCACATTCCGGAGCCGGAGCGTGACCTCGACAAGCCGTTCCTGATGCCGGTCGAGGACATCTTCTCGATCACCGGACGCGGCACCGTCGCCACCGGGCGCATCGAGCAGGGCAAGGTCAACACCGGCGACGAGGTCGAGATCGTCGGGATCAACCCGACCACCACGACCACCATCACCGGCGTCGAGATGTTCCGCAAGATCCTCGACGAGGGTCTCGCCGGGGACAACGTCGGCTGCCTGCTCCGTGGCACCAAGCGTGAGGAGATCGAGCGCGGCCAGGTGCTCTGCAAGCCCGGTTCGATCACCCCGCACACCAAGTTCAAGGCCGAGGTGTACTGCCTGAAGAAGGAAGAAGGCGGACGCCACACCCCGTTCTTCTCGGGCTACCGGCCGCAGTTCTACTTCCGGACCACCGATGTGACCGGCGTCGCCAACCTGCCTGAGGGCACGGAGATGGTGATGCCCGGCGACAACATCGAGATGACGATCGAGCTGATCCAGCCGATCGCGATGGACCAGGGCCTCCGCTTCGCGATTCGCGAGGGTGGCCGGACCGTCGGTTCCGGTGTCGTCTCGGAGATCATCGAGTAG
- the rplD gene encoding 50S ribosomal protein L4, protein MASTKAPKLPVLGKTTKADAPAGLFTEEFHQSLVHETARADANSRRQGTASSLTRGEVSMTTAKAWRQKGTGRARAGALSVPNRYGGGAAFGPKPRHYTVKVNRKARRKAMRSALSVHADRGSVAVVKAKDFETPSTKTAAEALAKWGARRSTLVVIAGDETGILKSFRNIPRVKVLEVGAVGVVDVIGAASLAISEAALAALAVRNGGQNGADAADPKTAKDGE, encoded by the coding sequence ATGGCTAGCACCAAGGCCCCCAAACTGCCCGTCCTGGGCAAGACCACCAAGGCCGACGCTCCGGCCGGTCTCTTCACCGAGGAGTTCCACCAGTCGCTGGTTCATGAGACCGCCCGGGCCGACGCGAACTCGCGTCGCCAGGGGACGGCATCCAGCCTGACCCGCGGCGAGGTCTCGATGACCACCGCGAAGGCGTGGCGCCAGAAAGGCACCGGCCGGGCCCGGGCCGGCGCGCTCAGCGTCCCGAATCGCTACGGCGGCGGTGCCGCCTTCGGGCCGAAGCCGCGTCACTACACGGTCAAGGTGAACCGCAAGGCCCGTCGCAAGGCGATGCGGTCGGCCCTCTCGGTCCACGCCGACCGGGGTTCGGTCGCCGTGGTCAAGGCCAAGGACTTCGAGACCCCGTCGACCAAGACGGCCGCCGAGGCACTGGCCAAGTGGGGCGCCAGGCGATCCACCCTCGTGGTGATCGCCGGCGACGAGACCGGGATCCTCAAGAGCTTTCGCAACATTCCCCGGGTCAAGGTGCTCGAGGTCGGTGCGGTCGGTGTGGTCGACGTGATCGGCGCCGCCTCGCTGGCGATCTCGGAAGCGGCCCTGGCCGCGCTAGCCGTCCGCAACGGAGGACAGAACGGCGCGGATGCCGCCGACCCCAAGACCGCAAAGGACGGTGAGTGA